In Buteo buteo chromosome 16, bButBut1.hap1.1, whole genome shotgun sequence, the DNA window CTAGTTTTGAAACAAAGAACAGAACTTTCTGAaacataaaactgtattttaagccCACACAGATACACAATATTTAAAAAGGCAATTCACTATAGAAATGTGTGAATGCGAGTGAGGTTCAGGAATACCAAAGGATGAGATTCTGGGATTCTGGAAAAATCTCATCGCCTCCTATATGAAGGAGACAAATTACAGCTACTGAACAGCCCACAAGAATTAGAGGGAGACAACTTCAAATACGATAACTACCTATAGCATTGCAGCACAGAATGCAGAtgtttttcagttcagtatGTTGCTCATTTCCTGAAAGATTTGTTGCTGGTCTTTGTACAAACCTGGGATGAAGACTGTGTATGCCCAAGCAACATTAGAGAATCAAGTTCCAGAAAGTAAAGCCTCAGCAACCATAGACTAAACAAAACTTCGTTCTCCATAATGAGTCTCTTTTGGGTGGTAAGTACTGAGAACTTTCAAGGGGATACAGAAGTAGTAACCCAATGACAACTATTATTTTTTGCAAACTCAAGTCATTCCCTATTTAGAGTCTGCAACACTGACTGCTTTAATTGTGACAGATAACCAGGACTTTAGGCTCTCTCTACAGCATAACTGTGGGGTTCCACATCAGACCATCCAGATTCAATGCTTTAGaatatttattgaaaagaagcagcaacaaTGTCTTAAAGAAGAGCATGCCACATATAAGAAAGCAACACCACAGAAATGCTAGTCTTTTGACTTATCTGTGAAAAAGGTGCTAAGTAGGATCCTATATATGGCAACGTGACCAAGTCAGAAGGCTGCATCTGTACGTGCGCTCTGTCTACAGAAGTGTTGGAGTCCCACATGCATGTAGCTTGGCTCAGGGCTCCAATCTCATCTGTTCTCACCTTGGATGTGCTGCTCTCTTTCAAGCCGGATCTGTTCTTGAATgagtctctgctgctcctcaaGCTGACGGGAGCCTTCTTCACGTAGGCGTATTATCTACAGCAGAGGTAAGACAGCACAGATATCTGAGGGCACAGTTCCACGGTTGGTTCGTGCCAGCTAAAGACTGCCAAGGAGAGCTTTTGTCGTATACCCATCTCCTGAGGCAACCCTCCTGCTAGTTCCCCTATGACAGCTCCAGCGCTCATAAAAATGGACCCCTCATGTTCCTAGTGACACAGTCCCTTATCAGCCAGCATCTAACCAATTAGCTGTTGTTATTGTCTGctatgcaaaaggaaaagggcagacaaaaaataaaatcctgagaCTGACTCATTTGCCAGACTGCTACAAGATCCCATCTACATGCCTCTGTTTCATAGAGCCCATTAGTCCAAAAGGCTGAAGGACTGCCATACATAGATTTGCTGCATCTCATCACATGGTTTTCATTATGACTGTAAAGTCTTTCAGCAATTCTTCtcaaaagaagcagagaaatctAAGAATTTATCATTACTTCTTGTTCTAATGATCTCGTTATCCTGATCTCCTCCTCTTCACTCTCACGACTCTGGGCATCTCGTTCTCTGGCTTCAAgatctgcagagagagaaacaaaattaaaacaatccAAAGAGAACTTTCACTGCTGACCAAAGGCGGATGGAAAGATCACAAACTTGGCTACGCCTACACCAATTTCAAAGTAGAGTCCCAAGAGCTCTGCTacctctcctctgcccaggcACATCAATGTATCAGCAGTCTTAACAGTCAAAGCTCCTAATTCCTTCCCAGAGTAGGACCATCCCCAGCTATGACTGTGGGAGATTTCAGATGGCTACTCTATTGTACCAGGCATAAAGAAACCACAGCCATCACAAATGGGCAGCAGATTAATCAATGGTGAATTCCAGCAGTAGAAGAAACAAACACCCAGCTAAAGAAGACTTCAAgccaagagaaaacaaagttttgattttattaCCAAGCTTTACTTTCTTTCGCTTCTCATCAAGTTTTTGTGTCCTTTCTGCAGCTTGCTTCTTAGCCTTTCTCACTTTGTCATACGCCGCCTGTCAAAGAACCGACACAATAGTGCAAAACTATGCAAAGCGGAAGAGATAAAATGGAAAGCAGTGAATAAAGGCAAGATCAGACACTGAAACACTGTAAGCAGAGGTaaagcattttctgcttcttgctaGCATGCCACCTAAAAGTGTTGGAAGTTAACGCAAATATCATGAAAGAACTCACTTATTAATTGGGGTGAACTGGCACTTTCACTGGCACCTGTTTAAAACAGTTGATAATCTGTTCATCAACCTACGCAGAACCTTTCTGTATTAGGTAAAGCACAGACCAGCACAAATGCTCAAATATTACTTGTAGAATAGTTGTACAGGAAAGCACTGGTCTTGATTTATAAACTAGAAAAgctaatatttttccttcctgcataGGCAGGGTTTGCTgaacactttttccttttcaaaatgtagAAGCCAGAAAGTTCTTGGATGCCAAAAGCTTAACTGCCCCTTGGAGGGGAGATTACAAGCTTTACCAATGTTTGAAAAGAGGAGAGTTATTTCACGTTTTTAAATCTTATAATCTGAAACTTTAACATGCCTTCTCTCCTGAGTTTATCCGGATAGAGTTacttactcatttttattttgtttttattctttcccttcACATGTCCAGATTACTTTCAGGCCTTGAGCAGTAGGCACTCAGCCACTTCCTGACAGCAAGAAAAGAGTCCAAGCTACATCTGGCAGCCTGCAAAGCTCTTGCAGCAAAAGGACAGAGATCATGACTATGATTCAGCTTTTCTGTTTACAAGTCTCTTGTGCCCCATGGAAAGAAAGGCTTTGAGCCTTAGCAATCACATCTAGATATTACTTATTTGTCAGACCTTGACTTCAAGGGAACCGCAAATGCACCGCTGTTACGGGAATTTAATGCATCCCTGAATCAGTGGTagttataatttattttttttaagtgggatATGCCCCAGTCTAACACATTATTAAAGACAGTATCTCACTCATGCAACAAATGGACAGAGCTACacccagcacagaaaaagaacacTAGTCCAAGTTCTTATCTGGCACCCACTACTTGATCTCACAGAGAACTACAGGGAATAACAGAGGAGACCTGCATTCATGAAGCCACAATCAAAGACAGCAGGACAGACAGTAAGAGAGTTTCCAACACTTCTCCAGCATGCTTGCAGAAAGTAACACCACACAATCCCAACATCACCAATGGATGGGCATCCTTACCCTTGCTGCTGCATCTGTTAGCACGGCTAAGGCCTGAGACAGTTGGTGGAAGACTTCCGCTgggaattagaagaaaaaagggtaAGATGCAGAAAACCATGCTAGTGGCCTGGAGATGCACCAGAAAAGACAATCCCTTATGGAAGAGACCTGCAGAACATCAGAAAGAAGAATAATCTTTCCAAAGCATTCGTAAGCCAACCTATAGCCAGGACCACCTCAACTTAACAACATTTGTTACATAAACTTCAGTGtgaattaagaaacaaaaactgGGACCATTTCACTTTAACAGAAATTGTGAAAACATGAATTCAACAGAACCCCTCTACAGAAATGTACTACTCAACCTGCAGTCAGCCCAAAATACACTGTTACAAATAAATTCTCTGTTTCATATCAATAGCTTTTCAGCCCAAGATTCAAACTTTGCATTTTACATCAACATTGCTGACCCTCTTCTTGGAATGTTACACATATAAGCCGGAGGCCTCCCCACACACTTCAAATCACTTCTCAACCTTCTGCAGATATCAAAGCCCCTGGCTTTCCTCTCACTGCtgctaaaaatcttttttttctgatggaaaaattcTCTGTACTACAGTTATAAGTTTTCAATCTATAAGACTGTAGCCCGTCAAACTGGAAAATGCAAGATACAGAAAGATGTTTATTTTGAGGTGTCCTGATGAACAGCATCCTTCTAGTTACCACTGCTGTTCACTGCTACCAATAGctacaaaacccaaaaccagagTAGCTGTAGAAGCCAGACCTTGCTAACAGTTTAGGTATACTTAGTCCCACACAGTCAGGGCCTTGTCTCTAACAGACAGAAATGGACATCGCCCATAGATAATATGATTTATAAGCTTGCTATTTAAGTTTTGACTGCGAGGTATGAATTGAAATAGCGACCAGCCAGTTAACACTGGGGACAGCACGGCCAAAGGTCTGGGATTCAAGTACCACGTGGGAAGACTGAGATGTGCAAATATAATTTCAGCACTGACTTATCACTGATGTTTCTAAAATCAACATGTACGCATTCAACCTCAAAAACCAGAGGTCTCTAATAgttatgaaaataattcttaGTCCTGCCTATGTATAACTTCACATGACATATACCCAGGCATTCCCATAATTACATGCAAAGACAGACCTGACGTTAAGCAGAGCCACTTCGAGGAGTCTGCAcatgtgaaaacaaacatgaagaGTTGTCTGTGTCCACACAGCCCCATCTCACCTGCTCTGGGATCATCTGGGTTCTTATCTGGGTGACAAGTGAGGGCCTTCTGCCGGTATGCTTTCTTAACCTGCAAGAGCCAGAATTGATATTTACTGGTTGGTGCTGTTTAGCCTGTGTTGAGAAAAgcaacttgggaaaaaaacaaaacaaaacactgcagaaacaaaaaaattactatccagaatgtttcttttgttgtttttgttgtttgttttgctcaACTTAAACAACACCTCCCTGTCATAAGTAGAAGGCTGTGGCTGAACCAGCATTCATTTGCATGACTAGATTTCCCCCAGGcctgacagaaaataaagacactTTCTGGAGTGCCAATAGCTCCATTACGCCCTCCTATTGAAAGGTAAAGCAGCCTACTGTAATAGCAAGAGACCTCTGAAAAGCTCAGTTTTCAACCTCAGCACAGTGACCTGTCCTTTTTAATCACACTGTACCGCAAGGATAAGCATTTGAGCCCAGGACACTTAGTAGGCAGGCAGCCATATTTTGAATGAGTCTAAGCTTTTCAGAGccagaagttttacttctgGGTGCACTGTATTACAGCAGTCAAACCTCACGATCATCAAAGCCAAGTCTGGTTCACAGAGGCAGTTTTCTAGCCAGAGGGATACTGTATTCTTTGCAGCTGTAACTTTGGGACAGAGAAAGTACCATTTACTGTGCCACACCTGAGTTTGGCAAGGTGAATAATTTTTGACCAAAGGTTGTTTAATCTCATCTACACTTCAAAGAAAGACTGACAACTTTCTGAGCTAAGTCACTCTTAACAATCTGAGCTCCCTTTGTCAAGGACGCATCTGCatgcaagaaaggaaaggaagaaaagctgctcCATTCCACTGCCAAGCAGTCCTCTGTGGAAAAAGAGCAGAGTAAGTGGTGGCCCGGCACCACCTGGTGGACACAGCTCTTGGAAAGGAAATGTGCAGCGCAGCCTCACAGGCCTAATCCTATCTCCTGCCTAAGCAAGGCTCCAGTTAAGAGAGAGGTAAGCCTCCTCCCCGTGCATCAGGCACAACTATTGCAATAACCATTCTACGTGGAAAGTTCAGATAAGGCTTCTCTAAACAGTGAGGTTAAGTTACTTTGACAGCCTTGCTCCCCTTTGTTCACCTCTTTTGGCCATGCTGCTCTGCATACAAAGGGTCTTTGCGTTGGTTCAAGTCTTTTACATCAAGGATTAGCACTCTAAATTACCCTTATCACTTTTTAAGTTGCACCATAACATCCAAGCCATAATTTTATCAACCTTTTCCCCCAGTGGCTAGCTCAGCAGGTCACCTCAGCTGAGGTCACCTGAAGTATTTCACCTCATTCAATCCTGTGCATTACATTTGGCTTGTTCCCCCGCTTTGTGCTTCATACACATGGAATTTCCAGGCAGCCCCAGACACAATTGCTGGTTATGCCCAGGCTGTAGCTTCCAATTTTTACCCTATTGTACTGCTACTGCTCTTTActgctaaagaaaagaaaaaacaaaacaaaacacccaaaggAAAGCCTAAGGAGCAAAATGAAAGTTCGCCTTTCAAGTTTAGCTTTGTTCAGTTACTAATGGTTTTACTCAGAGCCCTACTTCCCTTGAAAAGGTCACTTTCCCAGCTCAGTTGCTCAAACCTCACGTTCAGTGTTGACTTACcaattaaattaaagaaaaaatggaaacatgtaATTTCAAACCCACAAAGTTAACAAGATGACTTATGGGAACCTACAGTGCCCAGACCCACCTCTAACAACTAGATTTTTGGTACACACAGTAGGAGCTCTCCTTCTGAAGGCACATAAACAAACAAAGCGAGAGAAACATCGCTCGAGACAAATTTCGCAGTTCTCTCCAACTGATTTCATCCTCCCCCGAAGCCGGTCTCGCCCCACAGGCTTCAGAGGAGGAAACGGAAGGGTAAGTTGAGTGCAGCAGAGccaacaccagaaaaaaacgGGCTTGCCCAGTGACTAACAGCTCCAGCCGACAACGCGGCAGCGCCCAGGGCAGCGATATGACATTAAAACAGCGGCTGGAGCAATCGTTCAGCTAAATATCCGGAGAGCAGCAAACACAGCCCCACGTCCGAGCCGCCTTCTGTCCTTGGCAACAGCCCCCGCTCCTGAGGGGAAGACGAGAGGGGGCCCCTgtccgagccccccccccgcagccccatGAGGGTTCCCGGCCCGCGGACCCTGACCTCCTTCTCCGACGCCTTCTCGCCGACCCCCAACAAGCCGTAGAGgtccagctgcagcagatcCTTATCAACCGCCATCGCGGCGCTGACCGCCTTCCTCCCCACCACgctccgcgccgcccgccgggAAATGGAGTCTCCCCTCACCGCCGTACCCCATCCCGCCCTGGCAGCTTGACTACATATACCAGGATGCACCGCGCtgcccgccgcggcggccgctcccAGCGGACCCAGCGGAGCGCGATGTTTGCTGGGGGTTGTAGTTTTCTGACGGCGGCTGCAAGCGGGCCCGGGCGGCCGAGGGACTACAACTCCCGTCGGGCTTTGCGCCGCCGTAGCTGAGGGTCGGGAGGGTGGCGTTAGGGGGTTCTTGTCGAGATCTGTGGCGGtgtgagaaaaaacaaaagctccACAGCGCACCATAACGATGCACCGGCCTCGGGGGGAGAGGCGAGTGTCCCTCGGGCAGCCATTTCCTGAGGAGGCAGCTCGCTAGGCCGGAGCAGGGCCGGGCTGTGGGGTGCTGTGAGGTGCTGTGAGCCCCACGACAGGCCCTTCCCCAAAACATCCTGAAATACGAGCACAGCTCCTGGGGAAATGCCTCTCATCCTTCTTATTTAGTCGTCTCTTTAATacaccttcatttttttccatcgCAGTAAATAAGTAGGGAGCACTGTAGAAGAAAGTCTATCCATTTAATCCAATATACAGGGGAAGGAATACCCCCCAACCTTTACTCCAATATTCCAGCAGGACTTGTGTCCAGGTGGCTGAAGACTTCAAAGCCTTCATGCCATTTGTCTTAATCAGCAGCGAATAATAACTGATACGAGGTCGGCAAGAAAACTGGATAAATGTGAATCCAGCAAGGTGGATATCTGAGAGAGGCTTTCTCACACAGTACTGTAATGAACCTAAGGAAATCATGGTCTGTTACCAGGGTCCCTAGCCCAGGGTGAGCAGGAGGCTTGGCAGTGCTCTCGGTGGGTGCAGACTAAAGTCTAGGCAGAGACTGAAATGCCTGCCTTGTCTTAAAACATCACTGGAGTCAATTAGAAATAAGATTGTACACTAAAAATTAATTCCACCTTATTGAGGAAAAGTTCGCACCTTCTCTATTGCATACTGAATTGAATGGACTTGTGATACATAGCTAGCAGGCCTTTAcccagtggaaaaaatatttaactggaAGCCTTGTTACTTATTATAGTATCCGTTATTAGTTATTATGCAAGCAACCAGAATCTGGATGCATCCATTTGTGTCATCAAACACATCTCTGCGGGGACGAGCACCGAAGAGATCCGTCTCCAGAGGCTTCGTTCAGAAGCCCTGTGGAGACGCTGGCCCTTGTTAGAAATGGCTCATTGACCTTGTCTCAGGGCAGATGGCTCAGACAGGTCCAATGAGTGAGACTCTGCAAAGAGTCCAAGGTCAGGATCTGC includes these proteins:
- the DNAJC17 gene encoding dnaJ homolog subfamily C member 17 isoform X1, encoding MAVDKDLLQLDLYGLLGVGEKASEKEVKKAYRQKALTCHPDKNPDDPRAGLFHKGLSFLVHLQATSMVFCILPFFLLIPSGSLPPTVSGLSRANRCSSKDLEARERDAQSRESEEEEIRITRSLEQEIIRLREEGSRQLEEQQRLIQEQIRLEREQHIQGKQERNGAEGKITPKLKLKWKCRKEDETRGGYSKDVLLQILQKYGDVLNLLISSRKTGSAVVEFATVKAAEMAVKNEVGLINNPLKISWLEGQPRNNPSTVLSDSTSQPRTSQASVVSERDYESLVMMRMRQAAERQQLIEQLKREEEEESHT
- the DNAJC17 gene encoding dnaJ homolog subfamily C member 17 isoform X2, encoding MAVDKDLLQLDLYGLLGVGEKASEKEVKKAYRQKALTCHPDKNPDDPRAAEVFHQLSQALAVLTDAAARAAYDKVRKAKKQAAERTQKLDEKRKKVKLDLEARERDAQSRESEEEEIRITRSLEQEIIRLREEGSRQLEEQQRLIQEQIRLEREQHIQGKQERNGAEGKITPKLKLKWKCRKEDETRGGYSKDVLLQILQKYGDVLNLLISSRKTGSAVVEFATVKAAEMAVKNEVGLINNPLKISWLEGQPRNNPSTVLSDSTSQPRTSQASVVSERDYESLVMMRMRQAAERQQLIEQLKREEEEESHT